The stretch of DNA ATCGTTATTGGGAGCATGTGCAGAATAACCTTTGGGCGAATAACTTGCTGTTAGTCCCCAACAACTATCACTATATCCTTTAAAATGTTTAGGGTTAGCAACACAGTAAGCGAAATCGGATAAAGCATGGTTTTTGGTTACTTCCCAATAATCAGCATATTTATCCTTTGATCCTTTTGGACAAAAACCGATGTAGGAATAATGTGCCCAGAAAAGAGGACCTCCGGTTTCTTCTGCATAATTATGTTTAAGGTATAATTTATATCCGTAAGGAGCAGCATCAGAAACGATTGTACCTTTTCTGGCCCAGCCATTATGATAAGCACTTGCCGGAATGGGATAAGTAGGGGATGAAGCTGCCAGTATATAGGTAATTAAACATTCATTATAGCCTTCAAGCGGAAAATTCATTTGCCATTGATACTTTGGTGACCAGTGCCAGTATAATACATCTTTACCTTGCTGATAAAATGAAAACTCCATTTCTCTCCATAACTTATCAATTTTTGCTGCCAGTTCTTTTTCACGTTCGTTACCATTTTGAAAATATTGACGCGCGCAAATCAATCCTTGCATTAAGAATGAACTCTCTACTAAATCTCCTCCGTCGTCTTTGGTGCCAAAAGGTTTTACTTTCCCCGTTGGTCCATCGATCCAATGTGACCATACACCATGAAATCGATCTGCTTTTGCCAGATAATCCACTATTTTGTGAAACCGTTCAACGCCTTGCTTCCGGTCAATGAATTTCCGGTCTATGCCAACAATAAGCCCCATAATACCAAAACCAGAGCCACCAGTGGTAACCACATCTTTATCATTCAAAGGATAATCACCCTTAGGATGAATTCGTTCCGGAGCAAGTCCGGAAGTAGATTCAGCGCCATTCCACATATAGTTTAAATGTACTTTCTGTATGGAATCTAAAAAAGCATCCTCAGAAGCAAAAGTTTGGGGTCGGTTTTCTTTTTTGGATGTGCATGCACATATCAAAGGGGCTATAAGTGATAGTAGAAGTAATATCTTTTTCATTAGAGGTATCTTGAAAAGATAAAAATACGATGTACAATTTAGTACAAATCAAACTAAAATCAGTTTTTGTTGATTAGTTGACAGGTTGTCATTAAACTACAAAACCCGGTATGTTTAACCGGGTTCGTAAGAGAGCATGGTTATACCATTATTTAACTTTTATTAATTTATTGTTCTCGTCGAAATACAACTTTTTCTTATCCGTTCCCTTGGTAATAGCTACCTCGTAAATGGCCTTTTTCTGATTGTTTTTATACCATTTCTGAATTTCATCTGATTTTACTGCATATCCAGGATAGGTGTTTGCGATATAAGTTGGTATTGCTCTAGGGAGCTTACCATTTGTTATGTATTCTTTTGCAGTAAGTAATTTGCCCTTGCTATCATAAGTTGCGTCCATTGAAATTTCTTTACCACTCATTTTCAATGAATAGTATTGGATGTCCATACTTTTGGGAACAGGATTTTTGGTGATAACCTGCCAATCGGATTCATAAACACTAGCTGGGATTGAATAAACCTCTTTTAAGCTGGCGTTCGGAAAATCCTTTTTCACGGATGCTACCACTGCTGCTGGTAATTCTTTTTGATCTACCTTTTTGGCATCAAATAATACTTTTGAAGATTGTTCTGACTGTGCGAATGCGGAGCCAGAAAATACGATGGAAATTAAAGTTAAAAGTCGGAGCGTAGTTTTCATATTGTATGTTTTTTTGTTTAGAGTTACTTTAAGTTATCGAAATTTTACCTAAAACAAAAAAATAAGCACATATTTAAATCTAAGGCTATTAATACTGATTTTAAACACTTTGGATATAATATAACTGGACACCCAGCAAGAAAATCAATTATTTTTCACATCATTATTTGCATTTAAAAAATACATTTCTCATTTTTGGGCAAATCGAAAAATGAAACAAACAGTATTAAATAACAATTGGTGGTGGCGTAGCATAACTTGCATACGGTAGCCTCCCTGTTATTTAATTTACCATCAAGATATTTTATGAAGGGTTGCCGTATTCCGGCAACCCTTTTTTTTGTGTTTGCCCCCACAAAAAAAGTGAACCGGAAAAGGTAGCGTGTAATTTATAACTCAAACAACAAATCATAAGGGGAATAAATGAAATATGAAAACTATACTGAAACACTTATTTGAAGGACAAACGTTTTCAAAAGAAGAATCAAAACAGGTGCTTGTTGATTTGGCTTTAGGAAAATACAATACTTCGCAAATGGCCGCATTTATGACTGCTTATTGTATGCGAAGCATTACGGTAGACGAGTTAGAAGGTTTCCGCGACGGGATGCTTGAATTATGTTTGCAGGTATCGCTTCCATCTGATCAATTGATCGACTTGTGTGGTACAGGTGGCGATGGCAAAGACACTTTTAATATTTCTACTTTATCGTCGTTTGTTGTTGCCGGAGCGGGATATAAAGTATCCAAACACGGTAACTACGGGGTGTCATCAACCTGTGGTTCATCTAACGTAATGGAATACTTGGGATATCGTTTTGTAAATGACCAGGATAGTTTAAATCGTTCCTTAGACGAAGCCAATATTTGTTTTCTTCATGCTCCATTATTCCATCCAGCAATGAAAACCGTTGCCCCAATCCGTAAAGAATTAGGTGTAAAAACGTTCTTTAATATGTTAGGGCCAATGGTAAATCCGGCTAAACCTAAGTTTCAATCGGTGGGTGTTTTTAGTCTTGAATTAGCACGTTTATATGCATATCTCTATCAGAAAACCGATAAACATTATATGATCATCCATACGCTATCTGGCTACGATGAGATTTCTTTAACAGATCCATTTAAGGTATTTTCCAATAATGGAGAAGCATTGTATAATCCTGAAGTTTTTGGTGGAACATTAAATGCCCAAGATTTGACCGGAGGTGAAACCATTGCTGAATCGGCAACAATATTTATGAACGTTCTGAATACTGAATGTACACTGGCTCAACAAAAAGCAGTTTTAGCAAATTCTGCAATGTCGATTAAATGCCTTGAAGAAGGTAAAACACTTGAAGAGTGTTATGCAATTGCAGAAGATTCATTGCTTGGAAAAAAAGCCCTGGACAGTTTTAAAAAATTACTGAATAGTCAACCTGTAACGGCTTAAATGATGAAAATAAAAATATGCGGCATGAAACACCGTGATAATATTATTGAAGTAGCTACAC from Solitalea canadensis DSM 3403 encodes:
- a CDS encoding PepSY-like domain-containing protein — its product is MKTTLRLLTLISIVFSGSAFAQSEQSSKVLFDAKKVDQKELPAAVVASVKKDFPNASLKEVYSIPASVYESDWQVITKNPVPKSMDIQYYSLKMSGKEISMDATYDSKGKLLTAKEYITNGKLPRAIPTYIANTYPGYAVKSDEIQKWYKNNQKKAIYEVAITKGTDKKKLYFDENNKLIKVK
- the trpD gene encoding anthranilate phosphoribosyltransferase, translating into MKTILKHLFEGQTFSKEESKQVLVDLALGKYNTSQMAAFMTAYCMRSITVDELEGFRDGMLELCLQVSLPSDQLIDLCGTGGDGKDTFNISTLSSFVVAGAGYKVSKHGNYGVSSTCGSSNVMEYLGYRFVNDQDSLNRSLDEANICFLHAPLFHPAMKTVAPIRKELGVKTFFNMLGPMVNPAKPKFQSVGVFSLELARLYAYLYQKTDKHYMIIHTLSGYDEISLTDPFKVFSNNGEALYNPEVFGGTLNAQDLTGGETIAESATIFMNVLNTECTLAQQKAVLANSAMSIKCLEEGKTLEECYAIAEDSLLGKKALDSFKKLLNSQPVTA
- a CDS encoding glucoamylase family protein; this encodes MKKILLLLSLIAPLICACTSKKENRPQTFASEDAFLDSIQKVHLNYMWNGAESTSGLAPERIHPKGDYPLNDKDVVTTGGSGFGIMGLIVGIDRKFIDRKQGVERFHKIVDYLAKADRFHGVWSHWIDGPTGKVKPFGTKDDGGDLVESSFLMQGLICARQYFQNGNEREKELAAKIDKLWREMEFSFYQQGKDVLYWHWSPKYQWQMNFPLEGYNECLITYILAASSPTYPIPASAYHNGWARKGTIVSDAAPYGYKLYLKHNYAEETGGPLFWAHYSYIGFCPKGSKDKYADYWEVTKNHALSDFAYCVANPKHFKGYSDSCWGLTASYSPKGYSAHAPNNDLGVITPTAALSSFPYTSKESMQALKYFYHQKGDKLWGPYGFYDAFSETDNWYSDGYLAIDQCTVAPMIENYRTGLLWKLFMSAPEIQAGLTKLGFTYTVN